A single genomic interval of Schistocerca americana isolate TAMUIC-IGC-003095 chromosome 2, iqSchAmer2.1, whole genome shotgun sequence harbors:
- the LOC124594530 gene encoding enhancer of split mbeta protein-like, with product MMATEMEQLQPISRTYQYRKVMKPMLERKRRARINRCLDELKELMVGALQAEGENVSKLEKADILELTVRHLRRLRREHRLAASPVTDSDRFRAGYTRCAAEVSRCLAATPGVDVSLGTRLMTHLGHRLNQMDKTAPLSVVVPGQASPSPSPVASDADVDIDVDADVDGDASSCSEMEAASSTSSGAPSPVTYAMPLTPASSTSSRQSDSPGVVVTETASSAPAGLLRVADVTVPRQVSVITSKASEPVWRPW from the coding sequence GTTATGAAACCGATGCTCGAACGGAAACGTCGAGCGCGCATCAACAGGTGCCTGGACGAGCTGAAGGAGCTGATGGTCGGCGCCCTGCAGGCGGAGGGCGAGAACGTCAGCAAGCTGGAGAAGGCCGACATCCTGGAGCTGACGGTGCGCCACCTGCGGCGCCTGCGACGCGAGCACCGCCTGGCGGCCAGCCCCGTAACTGACTCGGACCGCTTCCGCGCCGGCTACACGCGCTGCGCCGCCGAAGTCTCGCGCTGCCTCGCCGCGACGCCCGGCGTCGACGTGAGTCTCGGCACGCGCCTCATGACGCACCTCGGCCACCGCCTCAACCAGATGGACAAGACGGCGCCGCTGTCCGTGGTCGTGCCCGGCCAGGCGTCGCCCTCGCCCTCCCCCGTCGCCAGCGACGCCGACGTCGACATCGATGTCGACGCCGACGTCGACGGCGACGCGTCGTCCTGCTCCGAGATGGAGGCGGCGTCTTCGACGAGCTCCGGCGCGCCCTCTCCCGTGACGTACGCGATGCCGCTGACGCCCGCGTCTTCCACCTCTTCGCGGCAGTCCGACTCACCCGGCGTCGTCGTCACGGAGACGGCGTCTTCCGCGCCCGCTGGACTCCTCCGGGTAGCCGACGTCACCGTCCCTCGGCAAGTGTCCGTCATCACCAGCAAGGCTTCCGAGCCCGTCTGGAGGCCGTGGTGA